ggcgtgagccaccgcgcccagctgcagTTAGCGTTTTTATTTTGCCACTAGATTAACTGCTAGCTCTGGAGGAATATATCatgttgtttgttttatgtttttttcttgtctttatttaaaaacaagtgCAGTATTGAGAAGGGAAAAGAGTAGAACAAGGGGTTTGGCCTGTAACTGACTGAACAATCAGGTGATATAACTCACTACCTTTGGACCAGccttgtgttgttttcttttaatcgAGCCATAGGAGGCTTAATCATGATGGTGTGCTTGAAGATGAATGAGCTTGAATTATCTGAGACCAAAAACATCTTGCCCCactagggccgggtgtggtggctcatgcctgtaatcccaacactgggaagctgaggcgggcagatcacgaggtcaggagattgagaccatcctggctaacacagtgaaaccccgtctctactaaaaatacaaaaaaattagctgggcatggtggcaggcgcctgtcgtcccatctactcgggaggctgaggcaggagaatggcgtgaacccaggaggcagagcttgcagtcagcagagatcacaccactgcactccagactgggcaacagagcgagactccgtctttaaaataaataaataaataaacaaacattttgcCCCACTTAATCTTCAATGAACTTGTTCCTATTAGTTAAAAATTCTAACTAGATTTAGTCTTTCTTCATATATTTGCTTTAGGAGGCAAACTCTGACAGGCGAGTTTATCTTTTTGGATCCTAAATGTGATTTTTCTCCCTCTTCATTGGGAAACACAAAtggacttcttttttatttttaaattgttgaataCTTCAAATcttgtgatttaaaaatttttttatttataggaGTATTTTATACAGAAATCTTGTGAAACCACTGCCCAACCAGAGCAATGATTGTTCAAAGAGTGGTATTGAATTCTCGACCTGGTATGTATTTGCGATGAATGAACAACTCTGATCTTTGATAAGTATTAATGCAAATGGAGGAATAAAAACTAATGTGATGTTCATGTGGTAAATTAAGGTAGTAAGATATTGACACTAGTAAAGATATTAGAAGAAACTCTTTAAACGATGTAATAATTTTCAAGTGTTAGCTTATCAAGACCATTTTTAAACAGTGTGCTAGTTTTTCAAGTGATAACTTATCCAGGCATTTGTTGATGAAATAAGGTATTTTGGAATCATAATGTCTGAAAGGTTACATTACAAATATATGTGGCTTTTGTTTCTTTAGAGTATGTTATTATTGGTCcttaaaatttgcttttcttttttatgtgaaaTGTACTAACATATCAGTGCTGACATGTAAACTGCATCATAAAAACAGATATGGAAAGAACCTGAGAGATTTGGGTCACTGCTGCCCACTTGAGGaagtcacttaacttttctgaaCTCAATTTTAGTAAAATGAGCAGTTAGATTAAGATCTTTATGTACTATTCCCACCTTATAAATTTAACAATTCTATGAAGAGTAAATTTGCATTAAACATATCTGAATATGAGTACCTTCTAGTGGTAACCTTTCCTTCTTACAAATTTTTCTCATACCTcaaatttttctaatttcctacTTCCTATTTTTTCAGActtcattattattacttttatattcGTTTAAGTTTCTATAATGATGACCTTTCCTTACAAATTTTTCTCATGcctcaaattttttaattttccactttttcagactttattattattacttttatattcatttaagtTTCTATTTGCTTCttaaaataaggaaggaaagtTTAGCCgcgctccatcctgggtgacagagtaagaccttgtctctaaaaaaaaaaaagaaatacatactgAGTCATTTCTATAGTTACAGaagaattacaaaacaatatAGATTTACttgtgcctgtttttttttttttgacacggagtctcgctctgtcatgcagtggcacaatctcggctcagtgcaacttccacctcccgggttcaagcgattcttctgcctcagcctcccgagtagctgggactacaggcgtgcgccaccacgcctggctagtttttgtatttttggtagaatcaaggtttcaccatgttggccaggctggtctgaaactcctgacctcgtgatccacctgtttcagcctcccaaagtcctggggttacaggcatgagccaccacgcctggccccttgtGCCTGTTTTAAAAGGAACTGTTCTGAATCCTAGAGTGACCCTTTAAAGAATAATAAGTATATCCCaccactatgggaggccaaggtgggcagatcgtgaggtcaggaatttgagaccagcctggccagcatggtaaaaccccatctctactaaaaatattaaaaagtagccgggcatggtggtgcatgcctgtaatcccagctactcgggaggctgagtcaggagaatcacttgaacccaggaggcagaggttgcagtaagccgagatcgcgccactgcattccagcctgggtgatagagcaagactctgtctcaaataataataataataatagtatatagCAAAGTggctttttttaactttatatttttgcataatattttaggaaaaaatggtAATCCAGTGGCAGAGAATTTCCGAATGGAAGAAGTCTATTTACCAGATAATATTAATGAAGGACAAGTACAAGTTAGAACTCTTTATCTTTCTGTGGATCCTTACATGGTAAGAATCAGGATGTTGTAACTTGgtgaaaaataactttattttattatttttcatgttgtATCTGAATCTTATTGTGCAGTCCCTTATAGATTGGTAAATATTTGAGCAGTTATATATTGATACCTTTTAATTATAGAttgcctttgtttttattcactaGTGTAATTAAGGAATGTTGTAGAGGGAACAGATAATAGTAGTACATGTATGTGATTCAGGTGCTTTCAAATGTTCAGATTACTTCCCAGTAGTAAATAAAGCTTGAAGATAGTAAAACAGGATTGCAAATTCAGTAAATAAAGCTTTAAGATAGTAAAATAAGATTGCAAATTCTTTCAGATCCACTTTATAAGAGAGGCTATGTATGagatctttatttatttctagttgacctccttttcttttctttttcttttttttaagcgatgaggtctcgctgtgttgcccaggctggtctcaattttgctgggctcaggcaatcctctgaCTTTGGCCTCCttgaagtgctggcattacaggcatgagccactgtgcttagccCTGTAGTTGATCTCTTTTTGAAAGGAACAGACTCACTTATGCTACTTCTAGATAAATAAGATTTAGTGAAAACGTATACATTGCTGAAGACTGCAGATAAGAAGCCATTAGGCACAGGGACTTTGGCTCTACGAGCTGGCGTCTTGCTTTACTTCTCCCAGAGGTCATACAGTCTTTTCTTTACTTCTAACTTTTTCCTATGGCCATGACAAGCATAACTCTTTATGTCAATTTACCCCCTGCTATTAAGAggctcagctgggcatggtggctcttgcctgtaatcctagcatttttggaggccaaggcaggattgcttgagcccaggagttcaagaccagcctggacaagagagtgagacccagtctcaacaaaaaattaaaaatttagacaggtgtggtggtgtgtgcctgtagtcctagctactcgagaggctgatgtgggcagatcgtttgagcctgggaggttgaggctgcattgagccatgattgcgccactgcacttccgttcgggtgatggagtgagaccctgttgcaaaaaaaaaagtctcagtgcTTGGAATCAGATTGGTGCAGTAGGGAAATTGGCcccatgtgtctgttttgttaACTGTTTCATAGGTTGCTGAACGACTGTATGAGTTTCCTGTTGCTGTTTTGACATAGTACTGTAAActtagtggcttttttttttttgggacggagtctcactctgttgcctaggctggagtgcagtggcactatcttggctcactgcaacctctgcctcctgggttcaagtgattctcctggctcagcttcccgagtagctgggattgcagtcgtacaccaccacacccagctaattttttgtatttttagtagagatggggtcccaccaGACTGGCCAGCCTGGTGtcaaactgttcttttttttttgttatgtagaGGCTgattatctttttcattattgaagacatttttaaaaaatgagcaactttattatttttattaacttttgttgttgttgtttgtttgtttgtttttgagacagagtcttgctctgtcgcccaggctggagtgcagtggcgcgatctcggctcactgcaagctccgcctcccgggttcacgccattctcctgcctcagccacccgagcagccaggactacaggcaaccgccaccacgcccggctaattttttgtatttttagtagagatggggtttcactgtgttagccaggatggtcttgatctcctgacctcgtgatccacccgcctcggcctcccaaagtgctgggattacaggcgtgagccactgcgcctggcctatttttatcaACATTCTAAATAGTTGAAACAGAAGTATATAAAGTAGGAAGTGAAAGAGTGCCCGTACAAAGGATCGCTTATTGATCTGCTGTCTAGGTAACAGCAATGTACCAATGTTAATGTCCTGCTTTTGATATTATATTGCAGCTATTAAAGACGTCACTACTGCGGCAAGCTGAGTGAAGGACTGTGgacttcattttattaatttttaacttttttgaaatgAGATCTCTATTGctgaggctgagtgcagtggtgtgaatacagctcactgcagcctcgacctcctgggctcaagcagtcctcccatctcagcttcccaactagcagggaccacaggtatgcaccaccacacccggctaatttttttgttttttgtagagatggggtcttgccatgttgcccaggttggtcttgaactcctggactcaagcaatactcttatcttggcctccaaagtgctgagatttcaggtgtgagccactacatctgtctccatatacttaaaaaatttaacagtTTTATTATATTCACACACTATACAATTTACTCACTTAAAGAGtacaactaaattatttttagtatattcacggAATTCTGCAACTGTCATTACAATCAGTTTTACAACATTTTCATCCCCAGAAGAAACCCTGAACCTATGGTATAATTAGCAATCATTCCCCATttcccctcctcaccccaccctcTGCTGTATACAACCAGTAATCTACTTTTTGTtcctatagatttgcctattctggccatttcatataaataaaaacatacaatatgttattcttttttgttgtttttaagagacagagtcttgcactgttgcccaggctggaatgcagtggggcaatcatagctcacggctgccttgaccttctgggctcaagcaatcctctcacctcagctgagagctcttgagtagctgagaccataggtgtgtgccaccatgcccggctaattaaaattttttaaaaaaacattttaaaattgtttatttatgaATCATTGCAAAGAAtaaactgttatttatttatttatttagagatgagttctgttttatcttttgtcATTTATACTCTCATACTTTcaggctctctttttttttttttggcagacagtttcactctatcccccaggctggagtgcaggggctcaatctcagctcattgcaacctccacctcctggattcaagagattctcatgcctcaacctcccgagtagctgggattaacaggcgtgcaccaccacacccagctaatttttgtatttttagtagagatggggtttcaccatgttggccaggctggtctcaagctcctgacctcaggtgatccacccgcatcagcctctcaaagtgctaggattacaggtgtgagccatcacacctggccgaCTCATATCTAAGAAGGCTTTTCCCCACCCAAGGTCACCTCTTGCTATGAGAcagcccaagctggtcttgaattccagggatcctcctgcctcagcctcctgagtagctggggttgtAGGTgggagctactgtgcctggcataatatatgaccttttgtgtctggcttctttcatttagtatgtGTTTACAAGGCTCATCATGTTGTAGtttatacttctttttattgctgaataatgttACATTGTATGGATACAGTATCTTATCTGTTCATCAgatgatggacatgtgggttgtttaCACAACTTGGCTATTAGCAATActtctgctatgaacatttgtgtatatgtttttgtgtggactgtgtttttgtttctcttgggtatatacataAGAGTAAAATTACTAGGTCATACAGTAAGtatatgtttaaccttttgaggaactaccgaactattttccaaagtggctttaCCATTTTCCAATCCCACCATCAGTGTGTGAAGGTTCCagttttccacatcctcactaacacttgttattatctgtctttttggtTATAGCCATTCTAGTTGGTGTAAAgtgatatctccttgtggttttcttttgtatttccttatggctaataatgttgagcatgtttttaatgtgcttattggtcatttgcatgtcttttttggagacatgtctattcagatttcttgtgcattttaaaagttggattatctgtgtttttattactgagttgtaagagttgtttatatattcttgatataaGCTTCTTGCTGGATGTAtgatctataaatattttcttctatgctgtaggttgtctttttattctcttgatagTATCcattgaagcacaaaagtttttaattttgataaagtccgatttatctctttttttgtttgtcacGTATACTTTCAATACTTTCAGACTCATATCTAAGAAGGCTTTGCCTCActtaaggtcatgaagatttagtCGTATATTTTCtgctaagagttttatagttttgctctaacatttaagtcagtaACACATTTTGGGTTAAACTCTATGTATGCGTATGAGGAAGGGGTCTGTATTAATCAAGATTCTTTagagagacagaaacacaaacacacacataggcATGCAcccacagacatgcacacacatatatatgagagGGGACTTATAAGAGGAATTGGCTCACAAGATTATGGAAGCTGAGAGTTCCCATGATAGGCTGTCTACAAACTGGAGAACCAGAGAAGCTGGTAGCATGGCTCAATCCAAGCTGGAAGGCCCGACAACCAAGGAAGCCATTGGTATACTTGTCAGTCCCAAGGCCTGAGAGCCCAGGAAGCCATGGGTGCAGTCTCAGAGTAcaaaggctgaagaacctggagttctTATgtcagagggcaggagaagaagggtGTCCTGCtttgcaggagagagagagaatttgtccTTCACCTGCTTTTTTGTTCCATCTGGGCTCCTTGTTGaatggatggtgcccacccacattgagggcagATCTTCACCACATAGTCCACAGACTCACCTGCTAGTTACCTCTGAAAACACCCTCAAGGACATATCCAGAAACAATGCTTCACAAGCCATCTAGGCATTCCTCTATCCAGTCAAGTTGACGCCTAAAATTATCCATCACAGGGcccaactcattcttttttacaatctcaaactccctgggctcaagtgattctcctgtctcagactcccaagtaactgggacgataggtgcaagccaccacacctgacctaacTTCACTCTTTTGCAAGTGAATATACAGTCGtgtcagcactttttttttttttaagagagaccaGAAATATTTGACCACGAAGGGACATGAaccagcactgtttgttgaaaagataatTCTTTCCTCATTGGTTTGTCTTAGTACTCTTGTTGAAAACCAACTGACCATAAatatgagggtttatttctggactttcaacTCTATTCTAGCAATCTGTATATCTGTCATGCTAGTACCTCGCtctcttaattactgtagctttgtaataagttttgaaatgagcaagtgtgagtcttccaatctgtttttctttttttttttttgagatggagtcttgctctgtcgccagtctggagtgcagtggcgctatcttggctcactgcaacctccacttcccgggttcaagtggttcccctgcctcagcctcctgagtagctgggactacaggcacccaccaccacacctggctaatattttgtatttttagcagagacggggtttcaccatattggccaggtgggtcttgaactcctgaccttcaggtgatccacccacctcggcctccgaaagtgctgggattacaggcatgagctactatgcctgaacaattttttgtattttagtagagacagggtttcaccatgttggccaggatggtcttgatctcctaaccttgtgatcctcccgcctcagcctcccaaagtgctgggattacaggtgtgagccaccccacctggcctgtttttcttttttaagattgttttggctcttcTGGGTCCCATGaattttcatatgaactttagaaccagcttgtcagtttctgcacagaagattttgatagggattttgatagggattgctttgagtctgtagatcaatttggggagtattgtcttctgtgatggttcattttatgtgtcCACTTAACTAGGCCATGGGATGTCTAAATAGCTGGTTGAAcgttatttctgggtgtgtctgcaaGGGTGTTTCTAGAAGAGATTAGCTTTTGGATTGGTGGACTGAAAAAAGCAGATGTCCTTCtctaatgtgggtgggcatcatccagtCCATTGAGGGCCTAAGGAGAACAAAATGTAGAAGAAGgttgctgggtgcggtgtctcacacctgtaatcccagcactttgggaggctgaggcgggcagatcacctgaggtcagacgttcaggaccagcctggccaacgtggtgaaaccccgtctctactaagaatacaaaaattagccgggtgtggtggcaggcacctgtaatcccagctactcaggaagctgaggcaagagaattgtttgaacccgggaggcggagattgcagtaagccaagatcgcggcattgcactccagcctgtgtgacagagcaagactctgtctcaaaaaaaaaaaaaaaaaaaacaaaaaaacaaaaaaaagaagaagaagaaggttgAACTAACTCTGACTGCTTAAGCTGGAGCATCATTCTTCTCCTGTCCTCAGagttcctggttctcaggccttcagatcTGGACTAGAATCTCTACTGTCAGCTTACCTGCTCTCATTCACTGGAACCACACTGCTGGCTTTTCTGagtcttcagcttgcagatggcagataaTGGGACTTCTTAGCCTCTCTAACTGCATGAGCCAataccttataataaatctcttcatagatatgtatgtatcctgttggttctgtttctctggagaattctgATGAAAACAATATCCTAATACACTGATCCATGAATGCATGATGTCTTTCTACTTATTTGGGTGttcattaatttctttctgtctttaaaaaaaaaagattttaggggAGGAAAAATGATGGAACAACTAGGATTATAATATAAATTGAATTAATGATCTTCACTTCGAACACTCCCAActtcaaagcaaaaacaaaaaccaaaaaacctcttTTTCCTCCAGGGAAGTAAATATTTTGTCTACTTACTCATTTCATGCTAGAAAGCACAGTCTTGAGAATTTTGCCTCTACCAGGTCCTGTGGATCCCACCTCCTAAATACCTCTCAATTCAGTCCATGTCTTAGTAATTCCAGGGAAGTCTACCTAGTCTGAATCACCGTTGTTTCTTTCCTAATGGGGTAGGTACCCTTGCATACACACTTTGCCCCTTTAAGCCATTTTTCACACTGCAGCCAGAATGCCAGAGTGATTCTTCTTATAACAGCAACTAATTGTGTCACCTTGCTTAAAGTGGTTTAATGGCTTCCCATTAGTTTTGGAATTGAGACCAATCAGCCTTGACATGGTCTAAGAAGCTACATAACctgggctaggcacggtggctcacgcttgtaatcctagcactttgggaggccgaggtgggtggataacctgaggtcaggagtttgacaccagcctggccaacatagtgaaaccccgtctctactaaaaatacaaaaaaattagccaggcgtggtggcacatgcctgtagtcccagctacttgggaggctgaggcaggaaaatcacttgagcccgggaggccgaggttgcagtgagccgagatcacgccactgcactccagcctgggcaacagagcaagactctgtctcaaaaaaaaaaagaagctacatAACCTGACTCCTTTACCTGTCCAGGCTCAGAGAAGCCTGCCAATTACCCTCACACTGTTGCCTCAGTGGATGTCTGTCTTTTGTAACACATCAGTGCCCCCTTCTGCTTAATCTTTGTATgaatcatgtttttaatttagtGTATTTTAGGATGTTTTGACATCTTAGGGGGCTTGTGAATCCTAGAGTAACTGTCCCTGGCAGGATTTGCTTATTTTTAGAGATAACAACTTGCATTTGAGTCTTGCCATTCATatacaaaccaaccaatccaaaGCCCATATCCCTAAACTCCTCCTCTATCTAACTCACACTCCCCTGCCTTAAATCACCTCAGGGCCAGATGCTGCACAACTTAAGAACCACCCCTGTATATCAGAGCCCTCTGACATTATTAAAGCTGTCATGTAATATACTCAAGGTTACCTACCCTGCCTTGCCCGTTCTTTCCTGTGGAAACCAAAGATacttcttccttaaaaaaaaaaaagaagactctgGGCCATGCTCTTCCTTGCTCCTTTGCCCTCTTGACCAACTCTTGTGCTTCCCCATGCGACCCTTCTTGGCATATTGTGCCCTCCCCTCTCGGCAACTGTAAGAAATTCTTCTTTCAAGGCAGTTGTCTTCGTATCTATCATTTTACCATACCTGGTTAAAACAGAGTCCCAGGTACATATTAAAGCAAGCCTTCATACATGTTGGCCCTCTATCTAAAAGCCTCTTCCCACTCCTTTCCCTTTACCTGGTAATCCCTGTTATTCCCTAGATGCCTGCTTTAAAGAGATTTCCTTTGGTAAATCACCCTGAACCCTCAGACTAGTCCAGACCTCTCTTTGATATTTTCCTCTTGACATTCAGCATTTATCCCAATTGAAAGTAATAATTACATTTGTGTAGTTATTAGATTATCTGTCTTCCTTAGTAAAAAGTAAGCTTatgggctgggtgccatggctcatacttataatcccagcacactgggaggctgaggcaggaggatcacttgaccccaggagtttgaaaccatcctgggcaacacagaaagatgCCATCAataccaaaaaaaggaaattaggtgAGTGTTAAGGTGcaccagccactctggaggctgaggcgggaggatcacttgagcccgggaggtgggaggatcacttgagcccgggaagtgggaggatcacttgagcccaggaggtcgaagctgtagtgagctgtgatcatgccactgcactccagcctgggcaacagagtgagaccgtgcctcaaaaaaaaaaaaaaaagtttatgaaaacaAAGTTCGTATTTATCACTGTATCTCCAGTGACTAGcataatgtttattaaatgttaattgcataaaggaaggaagaaaaatcactttGGGATACTTTCACTAGACATTCTCTATGCctcattcctttaaaaaaaataatcaggctgggcgaggtggctcatgctggtaatcccagcattttgggaggctgaggcgggcggatcacttgaggtcaggagtttgagaccagcctggccaacatggtgaaacaccgtctctacgaaaactacaaaaattagccaggcgtggtggcatgtgcctgttatctcagctactcaggacgctgaggcaggagaatcgcttgagccggggaggcggaggttgcattgagctgagattgtgccattccactgcactccagcttgagtgacagagactccgtctcagagagaaaaaaaaaaaagaatcagctgggcatggtggcttgggcctgtaattccagctacttgggagacttgaggtgggaggatggcttgaagccatgagt
This genomic stretch from Homo sapiens chromosome 14, GRCh38.p14 Primary Assembly harbors:
- the PTGR2 gene encoding prostaglandin reductase 2 isoform 6 (isoform 6 is encoded by transcript variant 13), with the protein product MIVQRVVLNSRPGKNGNPVAENFRMEEVYLPDNINEGQVQVRTLYLSVDPYMLLKTSLLRQAE